A stretch of DNA from Triticum dicoccoides isolate Atlit2015 ecotype Zavitan chromosome 2A, WEW_v2.0, whole genome shotgun sequence:
GAGCTGCTGCACCTTGGGGATCCTGGTGCTGCCGCCGACCAGCACCACCTCGTCGACGTCGCCCTTGGCCAGCCCGGCGTCCGCCATGGCCTTCTTCACGGGCGCCATGACCTTGCGGAAGAGGTCGGCGTTGAGCTCCTCGAAGCAGGCCCGGGTGAGCGGCTCCGACAAGTCGACACCGTCGGCCAGCGACTCGACCTCCACGCGGACCTGGAGCTGGGTGCTGAGCGCCCGCTTGGCGCGCTCGCACTCGCGGCGAAGTTTGCCGAGAGCGCGCGCGTCGCCGGAGATGTCGACGCCGTGCTTCCGCTTGACGAGCCGGATGAAGTGGTCCATGACGCGCTGGTCGAAGTCCTCGCCTCCGAGATGGGTGTCGCCGTTGGTGGCAAGGACCTCGAAGACGCCGCCGTCGAGCGCGAGCATGCTGACGTCGAAggtgccgccgccgaggtcgaacaCGAGCACGTTCCGCTCCTTCCCGTCGGCCACCTTGTCGAGGCCgtaggcgatggcggcggcggtgggctcGTTGATGAGGCGGACGACGTTGAGGCCGGCGATGGCGCCGGCGTCCTTGGTGGCCTGGCGCTGCGCGTCGTTGAAGTAGGCCGGGATGGTGATGACGGCGTCCCGGATCTTCTCGCCGAGATACGCCTCAGCCGTCTCCTTCATCCTGGTGAGCACCATGGCGCTCACCTCCTCCGGGCTGAGCGTCCGCACGTCGCCGGCCTTGACCTCCACCTCGAGGTGCGGCTTGCCGTTCTTGTCCACCACCTTGAACGGCAGCAGCTTCATGTCCCGCTGCACCTCGGCGTCGACGAACTGCCTGCCGATGAGTCGCTTGGCGTCGTAGACGGTGCGGAGCGGGTTGGCGGCGGCCTGGTTCTTGGCGGCCTCGCCGATGAGGCGCTCGCCGGAGTCGGTGAAGGCGACCCAGGAGGGGGTGATGCGGTTGCCCTGGTCgttggcgatgatctccacgcgccCGTTCCGGTACACGGCCACGCACGAGTAGGTCGTGCCCAGGTCGATGCCGATCACCGGCCCGCCGTTGCCGTTGCCGTTGCCGGAGCCCTtctccttcgccgccgccgccgcggccggggGAGCCGCCGTGGCCGCGAGGAGCAGCACCGCGAGCAGTAGCCCGTGCAACTTCGTCGCCCGAGCCATGGCGCCGGCGATCGATCGATCTCTTTTTCGAAGCTAACTGCAAGTACGTAGCAGGACGAGGACGTGGTGCGGCTGCTATTTATGCCGCGAAGAGATGCCTACGTACAGCGACGGCGTGACGTGGACGAATCGGAGGCTGCTTCCGACGCGGTCTGTCCCTCGGGAGCGCGGTGACACGCGTGGGAGTCCATCTGGGCCGTTGGTTTCCACGATCGGACGGCAGCGAGGGCTCATGACACGCTGGCGGGAACCGGGCTGGCTGCTGCGTGACGTGTTGGCTGTCAACAAGGATGTTCGATCATGATTCCAACAAAAAAATATTCGGCTTTGCTAGAACTTATCTAGCTGAGTTTTAATTACGTCTCATTCACTTTTATAGCCATTGAATTGatactataagatgcgtgtgtgctgacgtggtttGTAGTACTATttctatttgtttttgttttcaggtgaatgagaccaaattatatctcatctagatgagtcctAGGCACTCCCAAAAATATTCGTTCCTGGCCCCATGTCGCAGGCAACACGTGTATAACTATCTGATGACAGGTATCGCCCAATAGATTCAAAATTCAGAAATTCCAAAAGTCGTCTAGAATTTTACTAGGTTCAAATCATCTCTGACCAAATTTAAATTTTATTCAAATCTATTTTGAATTCAAGGGTGCACTGTAGGATCAATGGAGTGTATCGCTGAATTTTAAGGACGCTGCGTCAAAAGAGTTGTATGTGACATTGTTTGGATATAGACAGCCAAACACTTGGATTCATACAACATCATTTCAACAGGCAACTTCGTGACCTGATTTTCTTCAATCACAGCACAAAATTATCTTCACACTTGACCTGTTTTTTTAAAATACTGAAGAAATGCTTACATTTTCGGCAACAAACTGTGACCTGAGCTGACGATGGTCAAAATTTTCAGTTTCTTCCTTACTTTGAGTGAACCGGATATTCTTTACAATCTATCTTTGCCAAACACAAATTTTAGATTTATTGTCTTCTACGATGAAAGCATCAGTATGTATGTGTGTGACAAGTCTGTTTGGGCACATATGTGTGCAACTCAACAATTTCTTTTTGAATACTCTCACATTTTCCTAGTTCAGGACAAGAAACGTTGAGGCGAGAGTAACTTGTCTAAAATCCACATTTGTTCATGTCCATGAAAAAGAAAATGGTCATGCAGTCCACGTTGAAATCACAACAGAAAATCGAAAAGCGATATGCGATGAACGGCTAATTTGAAGTTCAACAGAGTAGCAAGCACACACTAGTATAGATATGGTCCATTTTAAGATCCCTTGTCGCACAAGGAAGCCTGAAACCATGTGTGGTGTGAACAACACCATGTATGTGTGACAAATTGCTCCGTAACTCCCAATCAATTGAGGTCTTCGATTTAGGATACTTCACTTGAATTACTTCCTTCATAACTTGATCAACCATCACTCAACATATGAGTTCATCATAATCTCATCTTCAAGACATATATACAATTCCGCTCTTAAATCATTCTCTCAAGATCTTGATCCATCATGACTGAACTCATAAGCCTAAGCATGTCGTTAAGTTCCTTCAATAAATGCCATCTTGGTCACTTCTTGTACATCACATGGACTACATCTTGATTATTGATTCAACCACATAACTTAAGCTTGATACTTCGGAGTCTATTTCTTTGCTTATAATATATTCATCACTAGAACTCAGTGATCTTAATGCATATCTTGGTCTTGATGGAATTCATTCCAACTTGATCCAATCTCCTTCATGCATCACATATGTAACATATCTCAATACAATGGTTGTTCCATAGGAATTTCCAATCATTACCAACACTTAATGATGTCTTTATCTTGATGGCTTTCATCAATCCACACAATAATTTTCATGCATTTCCTTTGGATTTTTACTTCAAATGCATATCAATGACAAGCATGTCCATAGGAATTGCCATtagttaccaaaaccacacatgggtacTAAATGCAACTTCACCGATACACCCCCTCCTTGTGCATCATTGTTCTACAGTCAACCATCGCCCCGCTTGATGTCGTCCACCATCCGTTGGCAAGGAGTCACCGCTTGTTCCGCCTCCCATCTCCGATGATGACCCACCTATAGAATGCTTTGTCTTCATCTGTGTCATTGTTCTGCCCCTAGAACTGCAAGCTCCCAAACATGCCTTGGATCTGTTGAACACTTCAAGCTCAGGTGGCAGTTTCAGGCTTCCTTGTTTATATGGGTGAACTGTTCCATTTTAATAACCCAGAAATGGTTTAGTTCGTGCTTCCGAGTTACAAATCTGTGAATGTTTTTATGGTGTGGTTATGTCCAACAATCTCCCATATACAATGGTCAAGTTGTGAATTTGATGGTGGTGCTAAGTTAATTTTATGTCCAACGTCCTCTTGTATACAACGTCCTTGGGTCAAGTCAGTGCCaacaaaattagaaaacaaaaataatactccctccatttttatttagttcacatattagctttggtcaaagtcaagctttacaaactttgaccaagtttatatacaaaaatattaagatatacaataacaaatcaacaacattagatttattattaaatgtactttcacatcgtatagatttattatgataaatgtctatattgttttctataaacttggtcaaactttatgaagtttgacttcagtcaactctaatatgcagagtaaataaaaacggagggagtagtaaataaattTTGAATTCATTTACTACTGATGACTGAAAAATAAAATGTCTCCAAACAATAGAAATCTAAATCTAAATATTGTAGGAAAAATCATATATGCATATTATTTTAATATGCCTAGTTCTAAAATTATATGATGTAGTTGGATGGGTAAATCGAACTCAATTGCTACTTCCAATTTATATTAATTCATATTAAATCTTGTGGAACTAAAATCTCCAGTTAAGGTTTTGTTattccttatgaacttaatactattaattttctcatactcattTTTATCTTTATTTTTACAATCTCAGAAATAGAATCCGTTCCTGGCCCTACTTTTCAGGCTATTACAGTTTTTGAGAAGATGCAGGCTATTGCATGTATAAATATCTCTCTTATGAATATGCCCCAAGAGGTTTATTCAAACTTAATTCGGGCCTCCCTGAAAAATAGGAAATTCCAAATATATCTGATAAGTATGGCTCGAAAATCCTATATGGACGTCACCGGTATTTTGGGATTTTGAGGAAAATATTTGGGAGCTATCTCAGCTAAATTCCATTGGATTCAGACAAGTTATTTCTAGAATAAGATTCAGACAGGTTTTGACCAAATATAAATCTGGTTTGGATTAGCTTTAAGTCTAGAGTGAAATTTTAAGGTAAAAACTACGCCCACCACCCGCCATAGTTTTAAATATAAGCCGTGTACGTTTAGTGTAACCCGAGGATTTCTAAGTTCGACTAAGTTTTTATAGAAAAACCATATATTTTTACAATATCAATCAACATGATGACAACTCAAAAAGAGTATATCCTTCGTGAACTATATTTATAATGATGTATTTATTTGATAGCCCAGATATCTGCACCTGTATCAGAAATGTGGTCCAACTTCGGGTTTCTTTACTCAAGACAAAATTTATTGGTCAGTAGTGCGAGTCTTGCGCTAACGAACCTGCCAATAGGCGTGCACACATGAGATGGCTGATGTTGCAACCAACGATGCGAGGAGCTACAACGGATGCACGATGGTGCTGCGATCTCAACAAACGGCGATCACCGGCATTACAGTGACAATCGAGCGATGTTGCAACCATCGATGGATGTGCTGCAAACAGCGACGACGGAGCAGTAATCGTCGTTAGTGGTGCTGTGACCGAGGATGACAAAGCTGCAACTGTTGACGGTGGTGCTGTGGTCGTGGATAGCAGAGCTACAACCGTTGACGGCAAAGCTATGACCGGCTTTTTGCATAAACGTCGTGGGGGTGAGGGGCTAGTGCATACAGAGGAACGCAATGCTGTGATGGAGACACAACTTGTTGCAAGTCCAGGAGCCCTCCTGCAAAGCATCGTGATAGCATCGCGACGGGCGCGTGGCATGCTGCGAGTCGACCTAGGCGGCGCAAGTACGAGGGTGGTGTTTTTTTCTGTTTTTGCAGGGGAGGTGACAGGCTTGGAAGGAAGACACTGGGAGAGATCTAACGATTCACGTACGAGGAATCGTGGGGCCGGCAACACGACCGATCAGGGACTGCAGTCGATCAACCGACGCCTCGCACCCTCCCCTTTCGCTCCCAACGCGACGCGGCGGATCTACCTGCAGCAGCCACAGTGCCATACATTGTCCTCAATCCAACCTCTCGGGGGcgcgttgaaagcacaagtgctccctaggtggttttgataattgatgacaacatatctcttgttggactaacatttctatctagcatgtttcagataagttcaacaatggagtggcatggactaaaggttgtgggaactccttcaagatgctaaggacaaaggattggctaaagcttcaagctcaagactcttcattttacattttagtgatccaagatcacattgagtccataggaaaagccaatactatcaaggagggatgatgtgttgcttaatgagcctcttgcttcatgtgcttaatgatatgctccaaaatcctcagctactttcccacttccacatatgacctaaacccaaagccaaactcggacctaccgattattcctatccggcgccaccgagtttcacttgtcataagccactaccaaaccctagcaattcagttctaccgatagggatctcggtctcaccgagatgggattgcaaactctatgtttccctttcataacttttcggtctcaccgaaagagcggatcggtcccaccgagattgcaatgaaaatttagtgtttcctttttgtaacttttcggtctcaccgaaagagcaaatcggtcccaccgagtttacctgaccaactctctggttagcttataccaaactcggtctcaccgagtttgtgtaatcggtctcaccgagattacgttatgcccaaaccctaaccatatcggtcctaccgagttgcatgtcagtcccaccgaaaatctctaacggtcactaggtttaccttttcggtccgaccgagtttgttgattcggtcccaccgagattggaaaactatgtgtaacggttggattttgtatggaggctatatatacccctccacctcctcttcattcgtggagagagccatcagactaagcctacacttccagcatcctatttctgagagagaactacctactcatgtgttgaggccaagatattccattcctaccatatgaatcttgatctctagctttccccaagttgctttccactcaaaccttctttccaccagatccaaatcctatgagagagagttgagtgttgcggagactatcatttgaagcacaggagcaaggagttcatcattaacacaccatttgttacttcttggagagtggtgtctcctagattggctaggtgttacttgggagcctccgacaagattgtggagttgaaccaaggagtttgtaagggcaaggagatcgcctacttcgtgaagatctaccgctagtgaggcaagtccttcatgggcgatggccatggtgggatagacaaggttgcttctccgtggacccttcatgggtggttgcttcttcgtggacccttcgtgggtggagccctccgtggactcgcgcaaccgttactcttcgtgggtggagccctctgtggactcgcgcaaccgttacccttcgtgggttgaagtctccatcaacatggatgtaggatagcaccacctatccgaaccacgggaaaaacatccgggtctccaattgcgtttgaattctccaaacccttccccttacattcttgcaagttgcatgctttacattccgctcctcatatactctttgcatgcttgcttgatatgtattgtgtatgttgaaattgtgcctaaaactccactcaaaccaaaaagacctaaaaattgcaactttagcactaagtgtctaatcacccccctctagacacatctacttcaaggtcctacaagtggtatcagagctttggtctccattgccttggtttaatcaccattggaggaagatggatgtgtctaccttagggagtcttagacatagagtgcctattcttgatgtagagtattttcatgagtggaaaaatgagatgcttgtaattttcaatcaatatcatttgaacaagtatattgctagcccttgtgcacctcatattgatcctttgcatcctaccctagatgaagatattgacatgatcgcaatcttagaactattgagctcatcattagaggatttcccaaaaatttgattgctagtttgcctactcttaattgtgcctatactatatggaaatttcttgaggaacgatttcccgatcattccttgaaaactttggatgaaattctccataattctattgccttgagtaagatgaactctagtgatcctagttttggtaattgtctatttgaacttaccaatcttaagcatgctaaaggagatgttggaatcattagtgatatcatattcgaagctataagaattcataaaagtgaccactttgatgatcatttatctaatgaattaccctctctaggaaatgatgagtcacaagatcatgatgaacatggatactatgatgatgatgatgatgatagtgacttcgatcttgatgatgcaatgagacattttggtcttatggcaaatcttcggagatatgaatcaggaggaaaggaatgggttcttgatagtggatgtactaatcatatgaccggagatgaagagatgtttcgtgagcttgctgaaaatgacggccctcgaaaatatgtcacctttggtgataattcaaagggtaaagtggttggccttggtaaggtggccatctcacatgatagttccattcaaaatgtcatgctcattgaatctctcggctacaacttactttcagtatctagacttgctgatttcggtttgaatgtcctatttactgaggtagattgccaagtatttcgtcgagacaatcataaaatggtctttacgggtatgcgtagaggtgatctttacattgtcgatttctctaaaaaggcacaacctaaaacttgctttgttgctaaatcctcaaaaggttggttgtggcatagacgactaggtcacgttggcatgagaaaccttgacaagcttattaaaggaaatcatatccttggagttaacgatgtcatatttgataaggatagactttgcagtacttgtcaagcaggtaaacaggttggaggaaggcatcccgtgaagaacatcatgaccacaagaaggccactcgagctacttcacatggatctttttggtcccaacgcctacaagagtctcggtggaaattcttttggtctagttatagttgatgatttttcaagatttacgtgggtgttctttcttaatgacaagtcgcaggtccagaagatcttcagaaacttcgctaggaaggcccaaaatcagtttgacgtgaagatcaagaaggttcggagtgacaacttaacggagttcaagaacgcaaatgtggacacctttcttgacgaagaagggatttcacacaagttctcggctacgtacacacctcaacaaaatggagttgttgaaaggaagaactggacgctcatcgaaatggcaagaacaatgcttgatgaatacaagacgccgaagcacttttgggcagaagcggttgagacagcttgtcacgcaacaaatcgcttatatcttcacaagctactcggcaagacggcatatgagcttctcaccggtaacacaccccaagttggatactttcgagtattcggctcaaagtgctacattcttgataagcatcgtcgttcaaagtttgctcctaaatctcatgaaggttttctactttgttatggctcaaactctcacacttaccgtgtctacaacaatttcacccaaaaggttgaagagacggtagatgtgaagtttgatgaatctaatggatcgcaagtagagcaattgccaattgatgtaggagacaaagacccttcagaagcaatccaagacttgtccattggcaaaattcgtccaacggaggtgaaggagagtacttcatccgtccaagtggaagcttctacttcacgacaaggtgaaccaagaatcgacacggaagcatccacaagtgggacacaccaagatgaagaagacaaggaaatgcatcaagacgaacatcaacaacctctttctccaccacgacaagtgaACGAtgatgtcaacaatgaagaaggccaagaagaagaacaagatgaagaagatgttcaacgaagacccaagcaaaagctctcacgagttcgagcaagaattgccaaagatcatcccgtcgagcaaatcctcaatgatatacaaatcgggagaatcactcgctcaaaaactcgtttagctaaattttgtgaaaactattcattcatctctagcattgaacctatgaaggttgaagaagcattggaagatccggattggataaacgctatgcatgaagagctacacaattttgagagaaaccaagtttggacattggttgagaagaccgacaacaaccacaacatcattggtaccaaatgggtgtttcgcaacaagcaagatgaagatgaacaagtggttcgcaacaaagcacgtctcgtcgcccaagggtacacacaagtcgaaggtatggactatggtgagacatatgctcccgttgctagacttgagtccattcgcatcttacttgcctatgctaatcaccataatatcaccttgtaccaaatggacattaaaagtgcttttctaaatggtgaaatagaggaggaagtttatgtcaaacaacctcccggctttatcaatcctaagaaaccaaatcatgtttacaaacttcacaaagctctttatggtcttaaacaagctcctagagcatggtataaatgcttgaccaagttccttactacaagtggttttgaaattggtaaaattgattctactctttttactaaaagggttaatggagaactatttgtatgccaaatttatgttgatgatatcatatttggttcaactaaccctctctttagtgaaaagtttggaaagctaatgtcagagaagtttgagatgtctatgatgagtgaactcaaattctttctcggtttgcaaatcaagcaaactaagaaaGGTacatttgtttctcaaacaaagtacaccaaggacttattcaagaagttcaatatgcaagaatgcaaaggtatgtctacacccatgcctactagtggacataatgatttgaccaaagatggtgaaccggttgatcaaaaggtttatcgctctatgattggttcattgttatacctatgtgcttcacgtcccgatattatgctaagtgtgtgcatgtgtgcacgatatcaagctgctcctaaagaatgtcatcttaaggctgtgaaaaggatagtgagatatttaatccatacaccaaattttggcatttggtatcctaagaggtcttcttttgatcttgttggctattccgactcggattatgccggagacaagattgatagaaagtccacttcgggtacttgtcaatttcttggtagatctcttgtgtcttggtcttccaagaaacaaaactcggtatccttatccaccgccgaagcggaatacattgccgctggttcatgttgtgctcaattactttggatgacccaaactcttaaagattatgggatttatgtgaaacatgttccactgctttgtgacaatgaaagtgctatcaaaattggtcataatcctgtacaacattctcgaactaagcatattgaagttcgtcatcatttcattcgagatcatgttgctaagggtgacattgatcttaagcatgttcacaccgataagcaattagcggatatatttactaaacctcttgatgagaaagtgttttgcaggttgagaggagaattgaacatcattgatgcttcaaacttggagtagaaactccattggatacatgcaagacatgagcttatgactaatccatgatatatctcttatgataactatcttatgtcttggatatatttgcaccttgcatgttgtctaacccatgtaggtgcttggttgaatctaattccatgagattgcgactcactcacatcttgagctatctctacatcaccaagactctacacaatggtggttgaagacaaggaagcacaaaaccattcaaacatatcctttgacaaattctatgttgagcttcatgattgtcatttttggatacacaagtgctcttccttgcaagaactaacccatgtaggtagatgaactcaaactccaagtggtgctcccaactcttgatgagctacatcaaccttgagcacccacacaagttcaactacatgagcaagaaccacaccaccacccaaggtatgttattccatcttagagaagctttactccaagacatgagtcaaagcaactcaacaagatgtgaatacatcaagatgcttaaacgaaaaatggtaaccccattttgagcttaaacgatgagtatgacctatgatgaagtgttctcacttgactcctaagtcaatatactctaacataggtgactatgtcaccgcccaactctagatgaagttctcttgtgttcttttctgtgttattgcatttgtctcatgcatgtttagtttctttctctttttcaaaaaaaaaacttcatctagatctttcagtttcttctcttttctttctgtttatgttctgcattttctgcattcaattccttgcaaatccttcaggtaattcattgcaaatctttgtgagatcctacatgtctagtgagctgaggtgacaaatgg
This window harbors:
- the LOC119357162 gene encoding heat shock 70 kDa protein BIP5-like, which encodes MARATKLHGLLLAVLLLAATAAPPAAAAAAKEKGSGNGNGNGGPVIGIDLGTTYSCVAVYRNGRVEIIANDQGNRITPSWVAFTDSGERLIGEAAKNQAAANPLRTVYDAKRLIGRQFVDAEVQRDMKLLPFKVVDKNGKPHLEVEVKAGDVRTLSPEEVSAMVLTRMKETAEAYLGEKIRDAVITIPAYFNDAQRQATKDAGAIAGLNVVRLINEPTAAAIAYGLDKVADGKERNVLVFDLGGGTFDVSMLALDGGVFEVLATNGDTHLGGEDFDQRVMDHFIRLVKRKHGVDISGDARALGKLRRECERAKRALSTQLQVRVEVESLADGVDLSEPLTRACFEELNADLFRKVMAPVKKAMADAGLAKGDVDEVVLVGGSTRIPKVQQLLRDYFGGKEPHKGVNPDEAVAYGAAVQGGIVRGDAKEVVVLDVTPLTLGIETAGGVMASVIPRNTPIPTKRTKMFTTYQDRQTTVAITVFEGERSMTKDNRLLGKFDLTGIAPAPRGTPQIEVTLEVDVNGILHVGAADKGTGRSEKIEISSAGRSISQEEIERMVQEAEEFAEEDRKVRDRVDARNKLEAYVYSTRTTADGELGAKMDGDDRERVREAVREAGEWLEANPDADQDDYAEKLKELEDVCSPAFAAAYRNAGGGHDGAAEEDDDHDEL